In one Dermatophagoides farinae isolate YC_2012a chromosome 4, ASM2471394v1, whole genome shotgun sequence genomic region, the following are encoded:
- the LOC124490312 gene encoding ras-related protein Rab-27A, whose translation MTSEHYYHHQHQQQQQNPNCDYDYLIKFMALGDSGVGKTSFFYQFTDGTFNQKFISTVGIDFREKRIIYRSTHSRSMGRTQRVQLQLWDTAGQERFRSLTTAFFRGAMGFLILFDLTNETSFINIRDWLEQLKTHSNYENPEIVLCGNKVDLYDRRVITPERARKEAEKYGFPYFETSAATGQNVSKAIDTLLDMVMNRMQTSIEQLAFNHQTNDKRMILNNNNNNNAVDNTNNILKLDQLQSNNNSDIGGYANYGYNYISSNCSGC comes from the exons atgacgtcCGAACattattaccaccatcaacatcaacaacaacaacagaatcctaattgtgattatgattatctcATCAAATTTATGGCTCtag gCGATTCGGGTGTTGGTAAAACTAGCTTCTTTTATCAATTTACTGATGGAacttttaatcaaaaatttatctCTACAGTTGGTATCGATTTTCGTGAGAAAAGAAtt ATTTATCGTTCAACGCATAGCCGATCAATGGGTCGTACGCAAAGAGTTCAGCTACAATTATGGGATACAGCTGGCCAGGAAAG ATTCCGTTCATTAACAACAGCCTTTTTTCGTGGCGCAATGGGTTTTcttattttattcgatttaacaaatgaaacgtcatttataaatatacGTGATTGGTTAGAACAGCTTAAAACACATAGCAATTATGAGAATCCTGAAATAGTATTATGTGGTAATAAAGTTGATCTTTATGATCGTCGTGTGATAACACCGGAACGTGCACGTAAAGAAGCAGAAAAATATGg ATTTCCTTATTTTGAAACAAGTGCAGCAACAGGACAAAATGTATCAAAAGCTATTGATACATTACTAGATATGGTAATGAATCGTATGCAAACATCAATTGAACAATTGGccttcaatcatcaaacaaatgataaacGAATGAtcttgaataataataataataataatgctgtTGATAATACGAATAACATATTAAAATTGGATCAACTacaatccaataataatagtgataTTGGTGGCTATGCCAATTATGGCTATAATTATATATCTTCCAATTGTAGTGGTTGCTAG